The genomic region ggttttctcctttgctctaCTTCTGATaaacttgcatgtttgttcatgggtacctcatcaagctttaGGCCAGgacccatcatgcattcatctttgcattGTTTTTCCTATATCTTTACCTCTCTCCCAGTTGTGCATTTATggggggtgttggaataaataattcatatattaattattcacttaatttcattaattcactaCATAATAGATGCATTAGTAAGTAATTAATTATTGGAATTTATTagatagttaattaattaattaccaataattaattaatatgtatctccatgcataatgcaaactaggaaaagtaagctatgtttagaattttgagagtttcatgcattaattagtctattatgctttttgtgcatacatgactgatccatgcattctattttaactctcagtctatcttgtagactccaccatttaggatttctatcttCAGAGTTAGATTTTTTTATAAGGATTTCATAaccttcattgtaattaagcaataTTCAATGAAGCATTCAGTTCTTTTTATTGCCTACAatgttctcatttgttgcacaaTTTCTCCTTTGTATGTAACAGGTATTCTTGCATATGATTATCTGAGCTTGTGGGATTCaacaatcatgaattctaacaacttcaaGCCCACAAATGATTTTGCAAATGAATGTAATCTTAATGAAATGATAATATTTAAGATAGTAATAATAATTAGTGATTAATATAgggttattaaataaattaattaaatatactattAGAATAAAAATATAGAAAATCTATATATTCAATGTTTtggttgtaatttttttttaacatgaaataggtaatatatattataataagtCATGGCCTAAAAATTTAATGACCTAAATATTAATAGGtgaactaaatattattttaatgacctaaaaattTGCCTTAAAAAACTCATGTCCGGGAAATCCAAATTAATTTctgtaatttgaaaacttaaaaatcacgCATCTTGActattgaaaaatttaaaaaaccatctaaacaaaatattcatagatataattggtggaaaaCAATTTAATAATAAGGAGTTAATAAAAATTTGGCTCAAGCGATTGCAATAATACTAgcctaatgacaagtactaatagTATTATTTAGAATAAATCTATATTTGACGAATCTGATATGCTTAGGCTCGACAATAATCCAGGTAGGTGCATCAAAAATAGCAAAAGAGACACCTCGTTTTCTATGATCTGGATGACACATTTAAAAGAGTAATTGGTTTCCAATTGTTAATATCCTCCATATCACTCACCTTAGCTATGATTTTTTATGAAAACAAGGTGAAAAAATCTtgcaatattaatatatttatgtatTATCAAATTTGAAATTAACATTGCAACCAAATGAGACACCAAATTTAAGTagagaaaccctttcaagaaaaaactaAACTAGAGAAAGAGGGAAAAAATATTAATACTGATCTTCAAAAGAGAGATCCCTACAATAATACAATTCACTTCCCTTCTCAAATCAAACTTGACATCACCAGAATACCTACAAATTGAATCATACCAAACTAGCTCCAATTTATAACAAACTTAAAGAGAGGGAAAACCACAATGATAACCCAAAACAATAGGTAGAAAACCACTTACAAAAACCCATGCATATACTATTGGATAGCCAAGAGacaaaaaatatttatttcctTCAAATGACTCCAACATGGGCACCTAACCCATAGCCACTCAAATCTTTATCTTCTCAAATGCTTCGAGCTCCCTAATGACTCTTAGGATCTCCCAATAAATGACCTTTCACCTTCCAATATTGGGCAACCAAAGCATGATTGTTCAAGTCCCCAAAAGTGGACATCTAAAAGAAAATCTTATCTTCATCATTGACACATTTTCACCTCTTGAAAGTGCAATTACAATTTGGCATAtaatacaaatatttaatatttttcctcTCATGACATAGGGAACACTTTCCAAGGAACATGGAGACACATGAATGGCATAGTATTTGTAAGGTTAATTTCACCTTATCCTAAAATAATTCTACTTGATATTATGCATTGCAATTATATTCAAGAAATACATAAAATGAAATTAAGTATAGTGATCAAATCCCATGGCCTTCCTGCACGAAGAAAACATTTTTGTGCTCACTGGCTTCATAAGAGAATCTACAACATTATCCAAAGTGTTGACCTTCTCTATCAATACCTTACCATTCTTAGTCATTTCTCATACAAAGTGATATTGAACATAAATATGCTTAGTACGACCTTGGATTCTTAGCTAAAAATATagcactctaactatcacatccAATCCTCATGGTCCTACAATCAAAACTAATGCCAATACCAAGTCTCTATAACCATACCTCCTCCTTAGAGGCATGTGTAGCAATCATGTTCACTACTTTAGTGTGGAAAAAGTGACTATGGGCTTCATCTTACTCATCCAACTTAGTACTcctccaaataaaataataatatagccACTAGTGGATCTCTGAATACCTAAGTTTCTTGTCCAATGACTTAATCATGTCATCAATACCATGATAAAAGAAAAAAGAATCAAAAGTAACTTGCAAATATCTAATCACTCTCTTAACAAAATTTCAATCctctctaccaagattagacataaacTTTGTTAGAACGCCCACTGTTTGGGCTATATATAGTCTTGTACAAACCATTACATACATCAAACTCCCAATGACACTAGCATAAGGAGCATTAGACATATCCTAAAGATCATCATTTGTACCGGGACATGTCTAAACTCGACTTATTACCAACAAGGAATGGAATACTAATTGACTTACAATCATGCATATTTTAAAGCTCTGCAAAGTAGCATCAACAAACTTTTTTTTATATACATTTAATTACATCTCCTAATCTATTCACAACTTTTATTTCAAATAACCACATTCAATAGGGAATTAAGTTATTATAACATTTTTCATTCAATAAGAATAAATGCTCACTTGGGAATTTAGTAAATTAACAAAACCTTTTCTATTCTCTACAATAAACACCTATGTTTTGCATTAAATATGTGCAACACTTCAACATATAAGTAGGGTTTTTTTTTTATCGCCGTCATGACACAAATTGTGCAAAATCAATATGCCTTCAGTTGTTGCTTCTATCTATTCATGGTAATTGAAAAGCTTGACAAATATGAAGGTTTCTAACAATTGCAACTTTAAATCAACCCCTTTTTTCTTctatgtattttcaacatttcttagagaaaaatggcaagcaaaaaaataaatgatgaaaatttgaCAATTGAGACCATTTCAATCAACTTGCATTGTATGAAGACTGTATATTGTTGATCGTCCAACTTAATTCAATTGATCTCACATTAAAAACACAATTAAAATAAAAACTAAATTGATATAAGACACAAATTATatcttttattaatatataaatatattgaaacaataatacaggcatgcaaattttcccttaTACTCACCATAAGGAAACAGGCCATAAACCATAATCGGCCACTAATTTCCTTTCGTAAACATGTTAATCGGATAAGTTGTGTTAATTAGCATATGCGGCATTCTGTCAAACGCCTAATGCAAATTGAAGATTCACTTTCTTCTATGTTCTCATTTTTGATAGAAGACGAAGTCAATGGAGACATTTTTTCCAAAGCCGAGATTGCTGATGCGAAAACGAGGACGGAGATGGAATTGGAGAAGCAAAGAGTCTTTTGAAGGGATGGAGTAGTCGTAATGTACAGGAAAGATCAACTTCCAATTCACACATCAATTTGAGTGCAACATCATGTAGATTATTCTATATGATGCATAGGCCTAAGCCCATCAGCCACTATAATGTTTACTGAAACATACAATTAAAAATATTAGTAAGGTCCCAATCTCTCAAAACAACCGATCTTCCCTCGTCCCGTGAGTTGCGGAGACAGCTTTTCTACTTTTTTCACCGAAACTGAAGCTCAGTGAATCACGGAGCAGTTCAGTTGGCGTACAGACTTATGTACAAGACCAATCTTGTCTATCACATCATAAACGAATTATCGCGGAGATTGAGGAAAAATAGTGGATTAAAACCGACGCCCATTACACGTTCTTCTGGTATGATTTTAATGGTACAATAGTTTAACTAGACAGACTACAGTGGATTCACACTTCAATGTCAGTTCATTGGAAAAATGCATAGGGAAGGTAGGGTATGTAGGGACCCTACAATGTGTGGATGCACTCTTGTATGTTTTCAGTGGACAATGGCAGCTGTATTATTGAGGGAACACCATGCTATAATATGCACTCTTCTGCTTCTCATATTCTCATTGTCTGCTAAGTAGCTCTAGTATCCTTGTAGCTTGGCATAGCCAAAATTTCTTGCGTCTTTCCCACAATGGATCTCCGCATTCAAATCCTATCGTCAATTCTGTTCGCAATTTTGGTAATTTGTAATGTGGTTGTGCATAATGTTGAGGCGAGGGAAGGCGGTTTCTTCTCCCCTCCTGTTTTTTACAGCCCTCCTGTGAAAGAAAACGCCCGCCCTTACCCGGATCCCAGAGAGTATTACCCCACGGGTAGGGAGAACAAGTACAATAGCTATTCCGGTGAAGGGCAGGGCAACGGTTACGGAAATGGTGCGGGTGAAGGTGGCGGCTACAAAGAGGGTGTCAATGGTTACGGTAAAGGCGCTGAATACACTACACAAAACGGCGGCGGTGCGGGTTACGGCGGAGAGGCTTTTGGCAATGGCGGCGGGTATGGCTCGGGCGAGTGGCACGGTTCTAACGGCGGCGGCGGCTCTCGAGAGGGTGGGCAATACGGCGGTTACAACACCGAGTTTGGCAACGGTAATCGCTACGGCACAGGGTATGGTGCCGGCTTCGGCAATGGTAACGGAGAATACGTTCCTAACAACGGTTATAATCAGGAAAATCCTTAGAACACTTTATGCTTCTTATTGTCTTCAATACCATCCTTTATATAAACTAAACAATCGTTCCAGATACTGTTTCAGAAAAGGAAAAATAATGCCTGTGGTTCGGTGCAACAAAATTCtactttttaaatattttctaTTAACAAATAGGTTAAGATTACTTGTTTATGCGCATTATCTGCAAGGAAATTGAGCTTCGATCAAGCGGTGTGTGTTTCTTCTAGCTATGTAACTTTACCCGGCATCCTATTAAGCAATATCACAGAATGGTGTTTATTTGTATTGTGGTATCATTTCAAAATGTAGCAGTTACGGCAAAACATCTTAATATCAAATATATGTTTACTGTACCTTGTTATAAATAATGATGGTTTCCTGAAAATTTGTAATTTCAGTGATACTGTTTTGTAAGAAAGTTTATGGTTTGAATGATCGTAGACAAGAGTAAGGATTCAGTAGTTGTGCACTCTAATTTTGGTCTTATCAAAATCttaaatggaaatttcaaatcactcccaattttttacaccagcttacttggcaagtccccttcttataactaaggtttgAGGGTCATCAAGAATGCTAccacatcagcatgttttttgtCAAGGTGTTCAAAACAACCCCAAAAGAATGGCTGTGTCTAAACTAGCTCCGAAAACATGGTATGTTTGTCAAAAAATCGACTAACATGAAAGTTAGTCGCACCCAAAAAAAAGTAAGACCAATATGGTGCAAAAGAGACCCCTATATTTGTGCAACTGAtttggcatcacatgattggttgctttttacaattAATGGTACATttcatagcaataacaactttaaggtcataactattggtgcaatgtattgtaattattaatatataaacacataaaatttgatattttatgtttccaaCAATAGTTTTTGTTTGTATTATTATTAGAACAGAAAGTaccaacaaccctcacaacaattcatACATACTCAACTACTCCTACTCTTCTCGGGATACAATtatacaaccatcaaatttaatTTTGTAGAAAACTAAAAAAAGGTTGTATCTTTGTTACTTGTCAGCAATCACAAATGGGTTGAAAATCTGTGTAAAAAAGAAAACTTTTTAAAATTTGACGTCTTATCTGACGGTTTGGCTGGAAATGCCAATGGTTGCAATTACGGTGGTGGAAATGAATCAATTAGGTTTGACTTTTTGGTGGAGGAGCACCCCGGCTGACAAGCAATCAGCGCAAAAAAGAATTGTTTCCAATTtgtttctattttcaatttctgtTTGGTTTTATGTtaatttgacaaaatgcctcaaaatgTTGTTTCCTTGATCACAATGATTTTAAGATAGAGTAAATCGATCAATAAAGTTGTAGGCACTACCAAGCAAATACCTTTGTCAGGTGTGAAACCAGAATCCGCGAACCTTTGCTCGCATAATGAAATAGAAACTTTGGAACAAAGTGCGGCATCCATCAAAGCGAATGGTTCTTGTAGATACGTATGCAAAATGCGAAAGCGTGGACAAGGCAATGAACCGTTTGACTAAATGCCTGAAGGAAATGCGATATCAttacaagcaaatgcaattggtaggcgtaaagccaaattccattGTCTTTCACCAACATCCTTCCAAGCGTATTGAAATCCGTCTGTCAAAACTATAACCGCTGCGTGTGGGCATTCAAAGACTTTGTTTGGAATAGAAGTTTTGTTTAGCAAATAAAGAAAAATTGGAGGAGAAAGTTTGATAGACATCCATCGAGTGCTCAAATAAAAAGATCAGGATTGGTTAAGATGTCGACTGGTAGAAAGCAACAAAAAGAATCTTGAGGGCCATCGAATGAAAATGAAAAACCATCGAATTGCATGATGCAATATAAGTTAAAAGAGAGGCATCGGTTCTAGCTTGTAGAGCTGCATAGCAAAGATGTAAGGGCAACAATTAGAAGAGGAAGAGATAGCATCGAAAGGAAAAGAGAGAATAAAATGCAATTATTAAATCGATCAACAAAGAGAAAATACTAAAGTAACGcagggaagaagaagacaaaacgcCTCATCTAAAAGAAGAATACTCAAGAAGTAGAAGAAACGAAGAGTCACCAGCCCGTCGATGGTTGTAGAACATAATAAAAGAGGAGGCATCAGCTACATAGAGAAGGATCAAGAGAAAGGTCGGTCAATAGAGTGTGTGCAAGGCTAATGGAAAGGCAAGTATTGTAAATATGTTGCAGATTTATGTCAATTTGATTTTTATAGAAATGTCAATACAACATTGAATACATTTGTTTGTTGTTATGCATAGTTTTCATTTTGTATGTGAAAAATTGTATTTGTGAGCATAGAGTGTCTACCTGTGAGTGTGAAAGAAGTGATTTTTGTATGTGAGGCATGGATGAGAAGTTGTTCtcttgcatcaaatggtatcaaagctagagGTTTTGAGTGTATAGCTATGCTAGGACCTATGGTCAAGAGTGGAGTTGTGTGAATAGATTGTTGATTGTTAAGTAGTTTGCACTTGAGAGTGTGAACCAGTTGTGGAGTGCTCCAAATGATCACTGTAGGTGTGTGAAGTCCTTATCGATTAAGATCTTGAAGCCGCAAAGAAAAGTGTATGCCAGTGGAAGATTgcagaagatgagaagaggatGAGTCCAAAGAGGAGGATGAGACGGGTCTGAGGAGTAGCCCATGTTGATATCATTTCTGGAGCGATATCAGGAAGAGAGCTATAGGATGTTGAGATTCCTGTAGAGAAAGGATAGTTGTAGTCATCAGGCAAAAGAAGTGAGAGAAGCCCAAACAAATGAGgagaaaagagaaaaggaaatGCAACTGCTAGACCATCAATTGGTGAATGAAATCAATTGGAGATGAAAGTACCTCACAGGTTGTGGTAGTGGAAGAGGAGGTAGATCAAAAGGAAGACGGTAATCAGGGCCCGATATTTGATCAAGGACCCAAAGAGAATGGTGTGTTGCTTGGAGAGGAGACTAAAAGAATTGAAGAGTTTTTTAGTACAACAAAAAAGAAAGTTTCAGTAATGGATTTTGAAGAGggtgatgaagatgagaatgaagaggaTATTGGGATAGCAAAAGAGAAGAacttaaaatcttttttttttttgactagGATAAACATGTTTTGAGGGGActagaaaccccatacaacaggtttgaAGGGACCAAAAACCCTCAGATTTTTCACGGATCCAGAACCAACAAAGGGACATTGTAGACAAATACAACAAAGCTTAACAATAGCAAAGCCACAAACATCCAAGAAGGATTAAACATCACTTCTCTTGTGGCACAAGAGGCTACAAGACATAGAGCAGCCAAAAGGAAACAATCACTAGCCAAACACAAAAGAACGACAATGCAAACTAGGTTGGCCACAATAGTATATCTAAACCACCTTATAGATTTGAGAAATATAAAATGAGGGTTTAACTGGCACCCCTAGTCAAACATCAGGGTTTTCCCAGGCTTTCTTAACCTGTAACAAAGTCTCTAGCTCACTAATAGCAAAACCCGAACCTAACCAAAAACACAAATTGGCCAAACTGGACCCTTGAAAACTACCAACATCCAGCCTGTCCATGAAAACAACAAAATACCAAGGGTCCCTCAACCATAAGAATGGGTTTTAAGAGGCTTCTACAACCTAACAGGGTACTACTAGCATCCAGCCAACCCCTGAATGAAATAAAACTatagggtttttccaggctccctcaaccttaaaaTTGGGTTATACATGGCTCCCACAACCATACATGACCCAAATCATAATAAAACAACCTTAAAATACAATCTAGAAAATAAGGTTTTGAAAAGGCACCCTAAACCTTTTAAAGGAAAGACCGAGAGGGTTTTTACAGACTCCCTCAACCCGCAAAGCAACTTGGGAAGCTAGGTTAAGAAAGGAAACCCAGACCCAGCTATGACAGTAACCATGGAAGGATTGACAAGTGCCCACAACCAATAACACGAGCATCATCAACATCCGAAAATCTCCCTCGCcccttctctccacctcaataggagaaagagcCACCTCTATAGGTGAAAGAGGAAAGCAAGCCAACAGTCCACAAAGTCCATTCACCAGCAGAAGCCGAACCACTCCCTTATACCTAGTCTCTACCTCAAAAGGATAAAAGTGCCACCTTAATAGGACATTGAGGAGAGTAGGCCCGCTACCCAAGCAATCCTTCCACAGCCCAGCACACAAGCAgccactccacctcaataggagggcAACCCAAAGCCAACAAAGAACCCAAAAAATGGCAGATGAGAAGAAACCCACAACAAGGATGAGACAAGGAAATAAACAAGGGTTTTCTCACACCCAGAAGCAAAAGGTCCCACCAAAACAGCTACACAAAGCCAAGCTCTGGCAAGGCCCTGGACCGAACACCCATCAACGGTAGAGGGTTCCCAATGCAATCCAAGGAAAGAAAGGAAGAGAAAGAATAGGGAGGGAGAAGAGAAACAATCACCAGTGCTATCCAAAATAATAACAACGGCCTCCCAACCCATCTGATCACGAAACAAGCCCCTAGCCACCATCACAAACGACATAGCAACAAATCTAGGAGCAAGAAAAGTAGACAAGACAGAGTCGACAGCTCCCACTACCTCCTCCCAACACCACCCAAAGGCCGCCACCACTCCAGATCCACAGGAAAGAACTACAACCATCACCATAGGGCACAAAGAAGGTGACAAAACACGTAGACCTGCAAGGGGAAGGGGAAACCAATCCACATTGACCACAACACTTGCCTTGCCAACAACAAAATGAACCACCCAAAACAATGACCCATCTAGCACAGCAAACCATGCGAAAAACTACTCCTCACCAccttcatcatcatcagattcatcctcctcttcctctccTACAGAAAACCTACTACCCCCACAACCACTTCTCCCACCTTCGCTCATTTCAAATCGTCAGTAAAATCTAAAAATGTTTAGAACTTGCCTTTATTTGCAATATTGATAGTAGAAGAGAGTGAAATTACAAATTTGCATATGGGTGTTTAGTGTTTGTGTGTAGAGAATGTTGAGGATGCTATAGGGTATTGGTGAAGGTGGTTAGTTTGTTGTGGGTCAAAACTCACGAAAGTGGAGAAGACTAGTGAGAGTCTTTGGCAGAGGAAGAGGATCTATGATAGATAGGAGTCCACAAGAAGGAAGGGGAGAAAAGAGAGCTATTGTTAGATGATGGATTGTGGTATACATAAATGCATGagagggaagaggagaagagggcCGACTTGGTAGAGGAGGATGGAAAGTGACCTAGCAAGGTGTTGGAAGAGGCGAAGGAAGAAGACTTCTAATGTACTTGAAACCAAAATGGGGTTTGTTGTAGGTTGTTTGCAATCTAGAAAAGTAGTCCAACTACTTAATCTTATTTTATGAGCCTATGCTCACAAATTTCTTACCTGATGTGCCTAGTGTGGGAGAATCTAGGTTGACAAGCAATCAACGCCACCAAAATAAATATTTCtttctaatttcttttcttttccagTTTTGATTTGGTGGTCTTGTTGACATCTCTctaactatttgatagaatgcctcgaAATGTTGTTTCACTGATCACAATGATTGTAAGATATAATGTTGATCAATAAAGTTGTAGGCACTTCCAAGCGAATAACTTTGTCAAGTGTGAAACTAGATTCCACAAACCTTTGCTTGTAGattgaaattgaattttttgaacAAAGTGCAACATCCATCATAGCGATGGTTCCTTTAGATacgtatgcaaaatatggaagcatgGCAATGAAATATTTGATTAAATGCCTGAAGGAAATGTGATCTCATGACAAAAAAACACAATTAGCATATGTAAAGTCAAATTCAATTGTTTTTCACCAACATCCTTCCAAGCGTATAGAAATCCATCTATCTGAACTATGACTGCTACATATGGGCATTCAAAGACTTCGATTGGGACAGATGTTTTGTgtagaaaacaaaaaaatcaaaggaaAATGTTTGATATATACATCCATCAAGTGCTCAAATAAATAAACCAGTCTTGGATTAGTTGGGATATTAGCTAATAGAAAGCAACAAAAAGAATCTTGAAGGTCATTGAATGAAGTGAAAAGGCAACAAATTGCATGGTGTAATACAAGTTAAAAGAAAGGCATTGGTTCTAGCACATAGAGTTGCATAGAAAAGATAAAAGGGCACCAATTAGAAGAGGAAGATATATATCAAATAGGAAAAGAGAGAATAAAATGTAATTATCAAAAAAATCAACAAAGAGAAAATTTCAAAGAAAACATAGAGAACAAGAAGACAAAGCATCTTAtctaaaacaagaattctcaaggAGAAGAGGAAATGAAGAGTCAACAGCTTGTCAATGGTTTTAGACAACAATAAAAGAGGAGGCATCAACTATAGAGAGAAGGGTCGAGAGAAAGATCGGCTAATAGAGTGTGTGTAGTTGCAGAGACGGGAAAAAGGCCAATGGAAAGGCTAGTATTGTAAATATGTTGTAGATTCATGTGAACTTGTTTTTAATAAAAATGTCAATAAAACATTTAATACATTTATTTGTTGTTATTTGTAGTTTTCATCTCGTATGTGAAAATTTGCATTAGTGAGTAGAGAGTATCTGTCTGTGAGTGTGAGAGAAGTGAATATTGTATATGAGGCAAGGGTGAGAAGTTGTGTAAATTCTAAAGGTAGATGCAAAACCAAAGAAACACACAAAGCTACAGAGACAAGGAATAAACACAAACAAAACAAAGCTCTTTATTCTATTTAGTGGAAGATATATTACATGTCACGGTCTTTCTCAGATTTACATCTTCTTGCACACTAAAACAATAATGAGGTAGCTTATCATATCTAGAATATTACATACATACAATTGATGCACAGTCTCTTAAAAATAGCTTGTAGTCCCACAAGATGAGTGTAGTTAACTCTACTAATTATAGAGATTGTATTTTGCATGTTCTCTGAATTATTCGCTAGCACTATAACCAATagatcaaaaactaatctaagataAAGTGTAATATCCAATCTAACAGTCTAAAATTAACATTGCAACATGGTGGTGCATGGCAGTGAGGCTCATGCATCACTTGTCAACATACTCCCCCGTGATGTTGAGACTCACAATATGATCTCAAAGCTTTGAAAACTAAATCTTTGCACCTAGATGTGACCTTGTTCCATAAGATAACTCAATGTTGTAAAATTTAAATCTTTGCTCACTATGCAACATTTATCTTCCTTTCTCTAAAGAAGACTTGTGACACTTCAATGTGCCAATCATAGCAAGTAGTCATCAACTACTTGACTCAAACATCCACACTGTGTTTGACCACTATATTTTTAACATGAAAGCACTTTGGATTATACAACCTTCTAAACATATTTGTTAACTTTTGCCCAAGTCATGAATCATCAATCCATCCATAATCAATTTGCATACACCCTTTTATAGATTGTCTATTTGAATCTTTGTTATAGCATGATTTTTCACAATGTTTCTTCCACCCACAAATTGAACACGGTTGAAGATGCCAACAATTCTCTGCTTTATGTCCTTCTCTGTGATAGTGCAAACACAACATGCATTCCTtacgggtatgtgcaagatcatggggggccaaaaagtggcaatggaaaaaaaaaaagtgttttaaacctttccaaacatgccaaaattcactttgactttttgtttgggtcggccaaaatttgaat from Cryptomeria japonica chromosome 3, Sugi_1.0, whole genome shotgun sequence harbors:
- the LOC131075249 gene encoding glycine-rich cell wall structural protein 2 — protein: MDLRIQILSSILFAILVICNVVVHNVEAREGGFFSPPVFYSPPVKENARPYPDPREYYPTGRENKYNSYSGEGQGNGYGNGAGEGGGYKEGVNGYGKGAEYTTQNGGGAGYGGEAFGNGGGYGSGEWHGSNGGGGSREGGQYGGYNTEFGNGNRYGTGYGAGFGNGNGEYVPNNGYNQENP